TTGATAAAACTGCTATTCAGAAGGCTTTTCGGAAGGTGATCATGAAACCTGCGGGAGATATGTTAGGTAAGATTAGGGGGCCGATGTCGACAATTTATAATAGGGCTATGCTGGGGCTGGTTATTCTTTGTGTCGGCATGTGTGCCGTTGTGGTGTGGAGTAATATCAATGCTCGAGTGATCCCCGACAAGGATGCTCCTAAATTCTATCTCGGACCAACATTTCCGATGGGGATTGTTGCGGGGCATGATTTTTGGATTACCTATAGCTATTCCAGGATTCTGACTCAAGGGTACAATGCCAATCGACTGCCTGAAAATGTATCACAAACGCTAAAGAATTATTTCATCGGTCCAAGGGGTGTGACGGCTTACCCTCCATTTGTCTTTGCACTCTATGCTCCATACACATTGTTACCCTACCCGTCAGCGTACAGTATTCATGCTGGGGTACTATTTCTGGCGAATCTTCTGGCCGTGTGGCTTGCGTGCAGAATGTTTGCGCGCGGCATCCTGCGCCATTTGGGTGGTGAGGGTGTGACAGGGATGGCGGGGAATGGGATGGTCGAGTTTTTGATGGTTGCTGTATTTGGCCTGGTATCCCTTGTGAATGTTGCCAGCTATGGGTATCTTTTTAGCGTGGAAAGAGGGAATTCTGATGCGATCGCCATCTGTTTGGTGACTCTGTTTTTGTATGTATTGATCAATAAACCTGACTGGATATGGACGCAGGTAATCCTCTTATCGATGGCCATACATCTAAAGGTGACGCCAGTTCTGTTTTGTAGCATTTTGCTGTGGCGATATGGGTGGAAATGCATAGTGCAGCTGTGCCTTACAAATGTTTTCTTTTTAATGATAATGGGATTGGGAAATGCGGAAATATTTATACGGGGAATATTGCAGTTCAATGCTAACCCCGGCGGGTGGTGGGGGGATCATTCCTCGTATTCGTTCGCGGACACAGTATTGCGCCCCTTGGGGTATTCATTGTCACTATCCAAGACTGTAATATCATGGGGTGCCCTGGTTTTATGGGCAACGGCATTTATCGTGCTGTGGCGGCGTGGATTAACTGGAGTGAATGTACTCTTGGTATATTGTGTTTCGGTTCCAGTTATGATGGTTTTTCCGAGTTCAAGTAATGATTATAAGCTGGTTATGCTTGCTGGGCCGATAGCTGTCATTCTGGGGGGCTTCTTGTGCAACTTCGTTCTGTTTGCCCGTTGGGGTGCGGTTGCTGGGGCGATTCTGACGATGAGCCTGTTGCTGCCGATAATGACTAGCGGGGGGCTGTTCCACTCGTTGCTTTTCGTTAACAAATGCCCGTCAATTATAGCTTTCATGTTAATTGTGATGTGGGCCGTTGTGCGCCCGCAAGGTGTATTTGACTCGAGTGTGGTGCGGAGTGTGGCCATCCAGTCAGCCGAGATTCCTGAGACGAATCGTTCAAGCAGGAAAAAGAACAGGCGTTGACGCATATTCCGTAATTCATGATTGGTTGTGAATTCTGCATTATTCTGCACGGGGAAAGATCAATATGTATAAGTCCGGAAAATTGAAAAGTTCGCTTATTGTCTGTGCAGTTTTTATTTCGTTAGTTGGTATCTTTTACGCTCCACTTCTGACAGGAAGCGGTTTTCTCTGGGAAGATTTGCTATTTTACTCCTATCCGAGTGCCAACTATCTTGCGGCTGCCTTTCATGAGTGGCGTTTCCCTTTGTGGATTTCTGGCATGCAGAATGGTGTGCCGTTTTACACGAATCTCAATTTAACGGCATTTTATCCTCCGTTGTGGGTGCTGGCGATAGTTTCGCCGGGCGGGCAGGTCACAGTCCTTCAATATCAGTTTTACCTGGTAATCCATTATGTGGTGGCGGGTATCTTCATCTGGCTGTTACTGAGGGAACATCGCATTCATCCGGTTGCGTCCCTCACAGGGATGGTGGTGTTTGTGTTTTCAGGGTTCTTTTCCCTTCATGTCATCCATGCCAATGTGATTACCGCATTCCTCTGGTTGCCCTTGCAATGTTTGTTTGCGAAACGCATTGTGGACTGCCCGTGCCGTTGGGGGAATTACGCAGGTTTTATCGTAGCTACTTTAATTTCATTCTTCGCAGGCTTTCCGCAAGTGATAATGTATGACAGTTACTTTGTTCTGGCGTACTGGGTATTTATCTATATCCAGAAAGAGATAGCTGTACCGGGATGGCGCATGGGGCGGTTATCTCCTGGTATCATCAGGCAATTTTTGTTGGCGGCGCTTCTCTTTCTCCTCGCGGCGATGCTGGGGGCTGCCCAGTTTGTCCCCGTCGCAGAGAATTGGTCATTAAGTTACAGGCAGGAGCTTGGCTTCGATGTCATCGCCGATATGTCCATGCCGTGGAGTCGCCTGATACTTGGGGTGGTCCCTGACTTCTTCGGAGCGAGCAATGGCGATGGTTCCGGGGTTCCGTTCTGGGGTTTCAATCGGGATACGATAGAGTTTGGGAAATGGAACGCCGGGTACTGGATGTATTGGGATTTTGGGTTTTATGCCGGTCAGATCGCGCTCATAGCGATGGCGGTGGCACTGTTTAATTTCCGCAAGTTCTTCCGTGAAAAACGTGAATTCTTGTTTTTTATGACAGCAATCCCTGTTGTTTTACTGTTGATGACAGGGCGATACGGAAAACTTTATGATTTATTTTATTATATAGCTCCCGGATTCTCGATGTTCCGATCTCCGCCGAGGGTAGGGTGTCTGTTCGAGTTATGTGCTGCGGTCCTTGCTGCGGGGCTGATGGACATGCTGCTCAAGGGAAAAGAAGAGTTAAACCTGAAGAGACCCTGTTTTATGTTAGGCGCGGGGTATTGTGCATTATTTCTTTGGGTTTTAATTTTAGGATCAACGGTTTTTCCTGAACTGAAAGATGAGCGGTTGATGAAGCATGCATTGGGGCAGACGAGCCAGTGTTTTGCGTTCTTTTTAGGAGCCGCTTTGCTGCTAATGTGGCTGCGCACAAGGACGAAAATCAGGAAGCAAACAGATTTAAATACATGGTTTTCGTCATCCAACTGGAAAGTGTTGTTACTATCAGCGGGCGTGGCATTATTGGCGTTTTCTGATCTGTATCTGGCGTTTCATCGAGTGCAGAGCGGAAAAACTGATCCAGCTGATTATTACGCCGATAAAAACGGACTGATCTCCCAGATGCAAAAGCTCCGTCAGCAACAGGGGCCATTCAGGTTTGCCCAGTTAAGAGATGGGAAAATTAATGAAGAAGTAGTGTTTCCGAGAAATATGGGCTACATGCATCCCGGCTATGAAGCATTGGAGGGCTATATCCTGTTCAATCTTAAGGGGTTTACCGTTTTTCACACCATAACCAACCAGCGGGCGCTTTTGGATATTCAAAACGTTGGGGTGATAGCCAATTCCGATTCCCGGACACGGCAGGTAAGTCTGTCCCAGTACACCAACTCGTTGCCACGTGCTAAATTCTATCATGATATCCGTGCCTATAGTGATGCCAAGGCGCTGTGTACGGACCTTGATTCGGGGCGACTGGATTATCGTTCCACGCTGGGCATACTTGAGGACGAGTGCGCGAAGTACAGGATCTCAACATCCACGCCGCCTCTTCAGGCCAGTGCCCAAATCCATTTCACTCCGGTGAGTTCCGATGAGTACCGGATTTCGTATCAAACGACCGCTCCCGGCGTAATATTCGTTTCTGAAAGTTACTACCCTGGTTGGCAGGCTGATGGGGGCCGTTACCCGGTTATTCACGCCTTTGGCCCATTCAAAGGGATCGTGATCCGGGAAGCCGGAAGCGGCGTCATTACGGTCAAGTTCTCCCCGCGAACTCTTTGGCTCGGCTTGACGATATCTGGAGTAACTCTTGGGTTGCTTCTTGCCACGCTGGTTGTATTCGTGCGCCGGGCTCGGAGATGTGGGACCAGCAATCGGGACAGCCAGATCAATGTCGATGTTGTCGTGAAAAACAGACATAGCGCTGAATAGTGGCGCGTTTAACCTTATGAAAATTGTACATGTTATACATGGTTTGGACCCTCGCTATGGCGGGCCTTCGATCATGTCTGTTCGCCTTGCTTCTGAGCAGGCGCAGGCTGGGCATGAAGTGTATGTGTGCGGTAATTATAACTCAGATCGAGAATCTGAGGTTTTGAAGTTTTATTCCCGAATGCCGGGATTTCAGCAACTCACGCTTGTTAATGCGGGCACCACTCATTTGGGCGAGCATCTTTTCCCGAGAAGCGGGTGGGCGAGTGTTTCGAGACTAATCACCTCGGGCGCAGTCGTTCACTTGCATGGCGTATGGGATCCGCTACTGTTTCTGGCATCATGGCTGGCTAGGCGTTGCGGGGCCACCTATGTTATCAGCCCACATTCCATGTTATATCCCTCCCAGATGAATCGCTATGCGTGGTGTAAAAAAATTCTCATGATTTGTGGATTGCGGCGAATGCTCCGGGAGGCAGGGTTCGTGCATGCCATCAACGAAGAAGAGGTAATATTTCTTCATAACATGGATAGCACATTCCGCATCCGATTGATTCTTAATACGTTTCCTGAGACTATTTCGGGGCCGACCGATCCCTCTGAATTTCGTCGAAAGCACCCGAAGGTCGGTAACCGGCGGTACATTTTATTCCTGGGACGGCTCCATTCGCAAAAAGGGTTGGTGTACCTAGGGAGGGCGTTCACTAGGATTGCCCGGCATATTCCCGATGTCGATCTCGTGGTGGCTGGCCCGGATGGCGGGGAAAAAGTTCGTTTCGCCAGTATCATTGCCACGGCGGGTCTGGCTGACCGGGTTTATATCCCGGGCCCTTTGTATGGAACTGAGAAAATGGCCGCAATGTGTGGTGCCGAGTGTTACTGTCAGCCTAGTCTCCACGAGGGATCAAGCATGGCTCTGCTCGAAGCCCTTGCGTGTGGTTGTCCCGTTGTTATCACGGAAGGATGTTGTTTCCCGGAGATGAAGAAGGCTGGTGTGGGTTTGGTAGTGCCGCTGGACGAGTCGGCGATCGCTGAGGCCGTCGAACATGTGTTGGTCGAGCCTGACTTGAGGCGCGCTATGTCCACCGCCGCTAAGCAGATGATGGCATCCCGGCCAGGTTGGACTGAGATCGCGAACCAGATGGTGGCGGCTTATGGCGACTGTCTGAACCAGCTTCTTGTCAAGGCAGAGAAGGCCTGATAAAATAACTAAATTTACACAAGGGCTAGCAAAGGAGGAAATGAATGTGAATGATTTTGCTGAAACGTACTTAAGGGAAAGTGTCGAAATTCTTCATTCATTATCAGTTGATGCTGTTGAGAAGATAGTCACTGTTATGGCGGAGGCGCGGCGGGATGGGGGGCGGGTCTTTGTCCTCGGCGTGGGGGGAAGTGCGGCTTCCGGTTCTCACTTAGTCAACGATTTGCGGAAACTGACAGGGATGGAGGCGTATTGCCCCACAGATAATGTTTCGGAGTTGACGGCTCGTACCAACGACGAAGGCTGGGAAAGTGTGTTTTCGGGATGGCTGAGAGTTAGTCATTTGAGTAATCATGACGTCATTTTTGTGCTTTCCGTTGGGGGAGGGGATGCCATTAGGAATATTAGCCCGAACCTGGTGAGGGCGATTGATTATGCCAAAGAAGTAAGGGCAAAAGTGGTTGGCATCGTCGGTCGCGATGGGGGGTATACCGCAAAGAATGCCGATGCGGTGGTTCTCATTCCTGTTGTTTCCCCTGACCGAATCACTCCGCATACCGAATCTATGCATTCCCTTGTGGGGCATATGATTGTGTCGCATCCCTCATTGAAAGCGTCCGGAACAAAGTGGGAGTCGGTGTCAAATAAAAATTAACCCTCTATCGAAAGGTCATCCTGTGTCTCTACGCGAAATGAAAATTAAAATATTTGCTGATGGGGCCGATCTTGATTCCATCAGCGCCGCTTATGAGGAAGGGTTGGTCAAAGGATTTACGACGAATCCAACATTAATGTCACGAGCAGGTATAACCAATTATCTGGCCTTTGCTGAAGAAGTGCTTAAGATTGTCCGTGATCTGCCGGTTTCGTTTGAGGTTTTCTCCGACGATTTTGCCGAGATGCAGGTGCAGGCCCTGAAATTAGCGGCTTTGGCACCCAATGTTCATGTGAAAATTCCCATCACCAATACCAGTGGCGTTTCGGCGGCTCCCCTGATCGGGGAATTGTCACGGCGTGGTCTTCAATTGAATGTTACCGCGATCACGACAGTGCAGCAGGTCAAACAGGTGGCCGAAGTGCTTTCGCCTTCGTCTTCCTGCTTTGTGTCGGTATTTGCGGGACGCATTGCCGACACCGGAATGGATCCCGTCCCGCTGATGCAGGAATGCCTCGAGGTGATTCGGCCGTTACCTAAGGCCGAGTTGCTTTGGGCCAGTCCCCGCGAGGCGCTCAATATTGTACAGGCGGAGATGATGGGCTGCCACATTATCACGGTTACGCCGGATGTTCTGGCCAAAGCCAAACTGTTTGGGCGCGATCTGACAGAGGTTTCTCTTAGTACGGTTAAGATGTTCTACACCGATGCCCTCAAGAGTGGTTTTTCTCTTTAAGCTCAATACTGTTACAGTGGAAAAGGAATACCTGAAATGATTATTACGCGTACCCCTTATCGAATTACGCTTGGTGGCGGAGGCACAGATCTTCCTTCGTTTTACCGAGAGCATGGCGGTTTCGTTTTCACGATGTCCATTAACAAGTACATGTACATCATTTTACAGCGCCGCTCGGTAGCGGATCGGAAATATTTCATTCGGTACAGCCAGGTCGAAGTGGCGGATTCCATTGATGAGATCAAGCATGGCTTGGTTCGCGAAACCTTAAGAATGCACAACATGACTGAGTATATGGAAATCACTAGTATTGCCGATCTGCCTGCCCGCACAGGTTTGGGTTCATCGGGATCATATCTGGTGGGTTTGCTCAACGCCGTACATGCCTATAAGCAGGATCCCGTTGGCCCCGCCCAGATTGCCGAGGAGGCCTGTAAGATCGAGATGGATATTCTGAAGGAGCCCGTTGGGAAGCAGGATCAGTACATTGCCTCCTTTGGAGGATTCAAGACACTCGAGATTGATCGCGCGGGGAAGGTCACGGTTCAGTCTGTGCCGGTTGATTTCGTTACCGCGATGGAATTGGCAGGCAAAGCCCGCATGTACTACACGGGTGTCCAGCGGTCGGCTTCGGCAGTGTTAAAGTCTCAGGATCAGGCGGCGATGACGCCGCGGCATCCCGATCATGCGCGGGTAATGGACAGTCTCGCTTACATCAAGGATTTAGGTTATCATATCAAAAAATCGTTCGAGAACCGTGATCTCGATGCATTTGGACGACAGTTGGATGAGCATTGGCAGCACAAGCGGCGCATGTCCGCAGGTATATCTTTAACCGCAGTGGATCAACTCTATGAGGAGGTGAAAAAACGATTCAATGTATTGGGTGGGAAGATTATCGGCGCCGGCGGCGGTGGGTTTCTTTTTCTGTATTGTCCGGAGCACGGGAACGGGCTTGATGAATATATGAGTGCCAATCAAATGCCGCGTGTGAATTATTTTCCTTCGCTTCAAGGATCCAAGGTTATTAGCGATATGACGGCCTTTGATGACTTCAGCCCGATTGCCAAGCCATGAGGAATGCCTTTTTTATAGATCGTGACGGTGTACTCAATAAGATGGTCTACGATGAAGTGCACGGTCTGATGGATTCTCCCCGCCTCCCCGAGCAGGTACAGATCATGAAGGGAGCTGGGCAATTCCTGAGGCAGATTCGTGACCTGGGTTACCTGATCACTGTAGTTACTAATCAGCCGGGCCTCGCGAAGGGCACATTGACCCTGCCTAACCTCACTGCCGTGAATCTTTGTCTAGCGGAAAGATTGGCGAGGGATGGCGGAAGATGGGATGACATGAAGATTTGTCCGCATCATCCGGATCACATGCAGGCTCCATGCGACTGCCGCAAACCCCTTCCGGGACTTCTTCTGGCTGCAGCAAGGGATGATGAAATTGATTTGTCGAAAAGTTGGATGATGGGGGATGGCCTTACGGACGTGCAGGCCGGACGCGCGGCGGGGTGTCGTACTATTTTGTTCACCACCCTGAAACTTGAGCAGATTTCCGAGTTTTTCCGCCTCGATTGTCGGCCCGACGTCATTGCCGGGCGTTTTGAGGATGTAATTCCCAGAATGAGATTGGTGGGCGGTATTGCATGAATGTTGGATTGACTGCGTTTGTATTAGCGGCCGGTAAAGGGAGTCGTCTGGCATCATGCAGCGGAGATTTGCCAAAGCCCCTGGTGGATGTGGGAGGAGCCCCTGTCTTGGAATGGATACTAACCGATCTTGGGCGACAAAACATTTCTAATGTGATCATGAACGTCAGCTGGCAAGCTGATCAGATCACGCAGTTCTGTGGCGATGGCCGCCGCTTTGGTTGCAGGATATTGTATTCGCATGAGAAAGAACTCCTGGGCACGGCGGGAGGGGTAAAGAAAATGGAGAGCGTGCTGTCGGATCCTTTTGTTGTGGTCTATGGCGACACACTGCGGGAAATCGACTACATGCGCCTCGTGCGGAAATTTCAGGAGAAGCATGCCGATCTGGTCATCGCCCTTCATCGGGTTGAGGCGGCTTCACAATCCGGTGTGGTGGACTTGGATCCTGATTCCCGTGTTGTAGGCTTTGCGGAAAAACCGGAGCGGGTGAAGGATGGCAGTTTGGGAAATGCTGGTGTGTATGTGATGAGCAAGCGCTGCTTGTTGCATTTGGTGGACGGTAGGCCAGCTGATTTTTCTTATGATGTCTTTCCGCAACTATTAGCGGATTCGGCTCGAATTTACGGCGATGAGGTGGATGGGATGGTTTTAGATATCGGGACACCGGATCGCTTGCGGCAGGCGCGGGAGATGTGGCCGCCAGCACCGCTAAAACCATAGGTGATCCGTTGCGGTAAAGCGTTTGGATTTACTGTTGCTTTAACGCGTCTGATTTTGGGGGAACAAAATGCTTGTGAGGTAATTTCTGAATGAATAGAATTAAAAAGAAGAGGAATATTTAAAAAATATAAGGTTAGGCCAATAAAAATGCAAAACAAAGGAAAATGTCATGCAACCGAAATTTAAGTATTTGCTGGCATCTATTTTTAAATATTGGAATCACTATCAGGCAATTCTTCCGCACAATCTTAATTGGCAACTAAAACTTGGTTCGCGCGAAAAGATGTTTTTAAGCCAGAGTCCCTTGATTGTGTGTGATGTGGGTGCTCGTGGGTCCGCTCCGGAAGAGCTAGCACCTTTTTTTCCGTTTATGACATATTGTGCTTTTGATGCAGACAAAGAAGAATGTGATCGTCTGAATCGTATGCCCCATCCTTATCGTAGTTTTTCTATATTCCCCTACTTCATTGCCAGGGACACGCGGAGAATGGTTTTTAATCTTTGTACGGAAAGGGGGCATAGTTCTTGTTACAAGCCTGGGAAAAGGTTTAAGACTGTGTTTGCGGGGGAGGGCTTTGCTGTCGAAAGGGAAATTGAAGTAACTTCATCTTCACTTAATGAGGTATATTTAAAAGAGGCAATTGCCCTGCCTGATTTTCTTAAACTTGATACTCAAGGGTCAGAGTTGGAAATATTGCAGGGTGCAGATGCAATTATTAACAATGCATGCATGATCGAAATTGAGGTTGAGTTTCTCGAAATGTATGAAGGTCAGCCTCTATTCCACGACGTGCTCAAGTATATGACTGAACAAGGTTTTGAGCTTCTATATCTGAACAGGGTGTTCGGGCAAAGAAACCAAGTATTTGAGGGAAAATCACGAGGGCAGTTGATTTTCGGCGACGCTCTTTTCGGACGTCGAGAAGATTGCCTAGGGGGCTTTTCGAAAGAACGTTTAGTGAAATATATTTTAATGTTGCTCAATTATGGGCACAGTGACTTTGCTGCTCACCTTCTGTTATTGCACCCCGACATAAATAAAGAATTTCCGGTGTTGAGCGAACTAATCTCAATGAGAAAGCATGGTTCGATGCTGA
This sequence is a window from bacterium. Protein-coding genes within it:
- a CDS encoding nucleotidyltransferase family protein, which gives rise to MNVGLTAFVLAAGKGSRLASCSGDLPKPLVDVGGAPVLEWILTDLGRQNISNVIMNVSWQADQITQFCGDGRRFGCRILYSHEKELLGTAGGVKKMESVLSDPFVVVYGDTLREIDYMRLVRKFQEKHADLVIALHRVEAASQSGVVDLDPDSRVVGFAEKPERVKDGSLGNAGVYVMSKRCLLHLVDGRPADFSYDVFPQLLADSARIYGDEVDGMVLDIGTPDRLRQAREMWPPAPLKP
- a CDS encoding galactokinase produces the protein MIITRTPYRITLGGGGTDLPSFYREHGGFVFTMSINKYMYIILQRRSVADRKYFIRYSQVEVADSIDEIKHGLVRETLRMHNMTEYMEITSIADLPARTGLGSSGSYLVGLLNAVHAYKQDPVGPAQIAEEACKIEMDILKEPVGKQDQYIASFGGFKTLEIDRAGKVTVQSVPVDFVTAMELAGKARMYYTGVQRSASAVLKSQDQAAMTPRHPDHARVMDSLAYIKDLGYHIKKSFENRDLDAFGRQLDEHWQHKRRMSAGISLTAVDQLYEEVKKRFNVLGGKIIGAGGGGFLFLYCPEHGNGLDEYMSANQMPRVNYFPSLQGSKVISDMTAFDDFSPIAKP
- a CDS encoding FkbM family methyltransferase — encoded protein: MQPKFKYLLASIFKYWNHYQAILPHNLNWQLKLGSREKMFLSQSPLIVCDVGARGSAPEELAPFFPFMTYCAFDADKEECDRLNRMPHPYRSFSIFPYFIARDTRRMVFNLCTERGHSSCYKPGKRFKTVFAGEGFAVEREIEVTSSSLNEVYLKEAIALPDFLKLDTQGSELEILQGADAIINNACMIEIEVEFLEMYEGQPLFHDVLKYMTEQGFELLYLNRVFGQRNQVFEGKSRGQLIFGDALFGRREDCLGGFSKERLVKYILMLLNYGHSDFAAHLLLLHPDINKEFPVLSELISMRKHGSMLKRGIISQIDKLILLLLHMRKYNQISYDSDRSWPMR
- a CDS encoding glycosyltransferase family 87 protein, producing the protein MKPAGDMLGKIRGPMSTIYNRAMLGLVILCVGMCAVVVWSNINARVIPDKDAPKFYLGPTFPMGIVAGHDFWITYSYSRILTQGYNANRLPENVSQTLKNYFIGPRGVTAYPPFVFALYAPYTLLPYPSAYSIHAGVLFLANLLAVWLACRMFARGILRHLGGEGVTGMAGNGMVEFLMVAVFGLVSLVNVASYGYLFSVERGNSDAIAICLVTLFLYVLINKPDWIWTQVILLSMAIHLKVTPVLFCSILLWRYGWKCIVQLCLTNVFFLMIMGLGNAEIFIRGILQFNANPGGWWGDHSSYSFADTVLRPLGYSLSLSKTVISWGALVLWATAFIVLWRRGLTGVNVLLVYCVSVPVMMVFPSSSNDYKLVMLAGPIAVILGGFLCNFVLFARWGAVAGAILTMSLLLPIMTSGGLFHSLLFVNKCPSIIAFMLIVMWAVVRPQGVFDSSVVRSVAIQSAEIPETNRSSRKKNRR
- a CDS encoding HAD-IIIA family hydrolase, translating into MRNAFFIDRDGVLNKMVYDEVHGLMDSPRLPEQVQIMKGAGQFLRQIRDLGYLITVVTNQPGLAKGTLTLPNLTAVNLCLAERLARDGGRWDDMKICPHHPDHMQAPCDCRKPLPGLLLAAARDDEIDLSKSWMMGDGLTDVQAGRAAGCRTILFTTLKLEQISEFFRLDCRPDVIAGRFEDVIPRMRLVGGIA
- a CDS encoding SIS domain-containing protein; the encoded protein is MNVNDFAETYLRESVEILHSLSVDAVEKIVTVMAEARRDGGRVFVLGVGGSAASGSHLVNDLRKLTGMEAYCPTDNVSELTARTNDEGWESVFSGWLRVSHLSNHDVIFVLSVGGGDAIRNISPNLVRAIDYAKEVRAKVVGIVGRDGGYTAKNADAVVLIPVVSPDRITPHTESMHSLVGHMIVSHPSLKASGTKWESVSNKN
- a CDS encoding transaldolase translates to MSLREMKIKIFADGADLDSISAAYEEGLVKGFTTNPTLMSRAGITNYLAFAEEVLKIVRDLPVSFEVFSDDFAEMQVQALKLAALAPNVHVKIPITNTSGVSAAPLIGELSRRGLQLNVTAITTVQQVKQVAEVLSPSSSCFVSVFAGRIADTGMDPVPLMQECLEVIRPLPKAELLWASPREALNIVQAEMMGCHIITVTPDVLAKAKLFGRDLTEVSLSTVKMFYTDALKSGFSL
- a CDS encoding glycosyltransferase, whose translation is MKIVHVIHGLDPRYGGPSIMSVRLASEQAQAGHEVYVCGNYNSDRESEVLKFYSRMPGFQQLTLVNAGTTHLGEHLFPRSGWASVSRLITSGAVVHLHGVWDPLLFLASWLARRCGATYVISPHSMLYPSQMNRYAWCKKILMICGLRRMLREAGFVHAINEEEVIFLHNMDSTFRIRLILNTFPETISGPTDPSEFRRKHPKVGNRRYILFLGRLHSQKGLVYLGRAFTRIARHIPDVDLVVAGPDGGEKVRFASIIATAGLADRVYIPGPLYGTEKMAAMCGAECYCQPSLHEGSSMALLEALACGCPVVITEGCCFPEMKKAGVGLVVPLDESAIAEAVEHVLVEPDLRRAMSTAAKQMMASRPGWTEIANQMVAAYGDCLNQLLVKAEKA